The window CGATCCCGGGTATCTACAATGCTCTGAAGACCACGATCACGATCGGCGAGGAGTCGACCGAGATCACGCTCGAGGTCGCGCAGCACCTCGGCGACGACCTGGTGCGTGCGATCGCGCTGAAGCCGACCGACGGCCTGGTCCGCGGCGGCGAGGTGCGCGACACCGGTTCGCCGATCACCGTGCCGGTGGGCGACGTGACCAAGGGCAAGGTGTTCAACGTCACCGGTGACATCCTGAACCTCGAGCCCGGCGAGAAGGTGGAGATCACCGAGCGCTGGCCGATCCACCGCAACCCGCCGGCGTTCGACCAGCTCGAGTCGAAGACGCAGCTGTTCGAGACGGGCATCAAGGTCATCGACCTGCTGACCCCGTACGTGCAGGGTGGCAAGATCGGCCTGTTCGGCGGCGCCGGTGTCGGCAAGACCGTCCTCATCCAGGAGATGATCCAGCGCGTTGCGCAGGACCACGGTGGTGTGTCGGTGTTCGCCGGTGTCGGTGAGCGCACCCGTGAGGGCAACGACCTCATCCACGAGATGGAGGAGGCGGGCGTCTTCGACAAGACGGCCCTCGTCTTCGGCCAGATGGACGAGCCGCCGGGGACGCGTCTCCGCGTCGCCCTCTCGGCGCTGACCATGGCGGAGTACTTCCGCGATGTGCAGAACCAGGATGTGCTGCTCTTCATCGACAACATCTTCCGGTTCACGCAGGCCGGTTCCGAGGTCTCCACGCTGCTCGGCCGCATGCCGTCCGCGGTGGGCTACCAGCCGAACCTGGCCGACGAGATGGGCCAGCTGCAGGAGCGCATCACCTCGACCCGCGGTCACTCGATCACCTCGCTGCAGGCGATCTACGTGCCGGCGGACGACTACACCGACCCGGCGCCGGCGACCACGTTCGCCCACCTGGACGCGACGACCGAGCTCTCCCGTGAGATCGCGTCGAAGGGTCTGTACCCGGCCGTCGACCCGCTGACCTCGACCTCGCGCATCCTCGACCCCCGTTACCTGGGTGAGGACCACTACCGCGTGGCCACCACGGTCAAGCAGATCCTGCAGAAGAACAAGGAGCTGCAGGAGATCATCGCGATCCTCGGTGTGGACGAGCTGTCGGAGGAGGACAAGATCACGGTGTCGCGTGCGCGCCGGATCCAGCAGTTCCTCTCGCAGAACACCTACATGGCGAAGAAGTTCACCGGTGTCGAGGGCTCCACGGTCCCGCTCAAGGAGACCATCGAGTCCTTCGACGCGATCGCCAAGGGCGAGTTCGACCACGTGGCCGAGCAGGCCTTCTTCAACGTCGGAGCGATCTCCGACGTCGAGGAGAAGTGGGCGCAGATCCAGAAGGAGAACGGCTGAGCATGGCTGTCCTCAACGTCAGCGTCGTCGCCGCCGACCACGAAGTGTGGACCGGTGAGGCGAGCATGGTCGTCGCACGCACCGTGGAGGGGCAGATCGGTATCCTGCCCGGCCACGAGCCGCTGCTCGCCATCCTCGCCGAGGGCGAGGTGCGCGTGACCCTCAACGGGGGCGAGTCGATCACGGCCAGCGCCGATGACGGCTTCCTCTCCGTCGAGAACAACACCGTCACCATCGTGGCCCGTCAGGCCGAACTGGTCTGACATGGCTGCGACCCCGGGAGCCCCGCTGGAGCGCCAGTTCGGAGACGTCCGCGTCCCGATGCTGGTGGCGATGGCGGGGCTTCCCGGTTCCGGCAAGTCCACCCTGGCGGAGATCCTGGCCGGGCGCCTCGGCGCCACGGTGATCTCGGTGGACCCGATCGAGGCGTCCATCCTCCGCGCCGGCATCGATTCGGACCAGCCGACCGGGCTGGCGGCCTATCTCGTCGCCGAGACGATGGCCGAGCAGGTGCTCCTCTCCGGTCACTCGGTCGTGGTCGACGCGGTGAACGCGGTGGAGCCGGCGCGCCTTCAGTGGCGCGACCTGGCCGAGCGCTGCGACGTGAAGCTGCGGGTCGTCGAGACGGTGTGCTCCGACCCGGACCTGCACGAGGAGCGCCTCGCGAAGCGCACCGGGATCGTCGCCGCGTACGCCGTCGAGCAGAGCGTCGACGAGTACGACGAGTGGCGCGGCGCGTGCGGAACGCTGCCGCGCATCACGCTCGACACGGCGGCGCCACTCGGCGAGAACGCCAACACCGCCCTGGACTTCGTGGAGGGCTAGCGTGCTCATCCTGCTCCCGCCCTCGGAGACGAAGAGGGACGGGGGAGTGGGGTCCCCGCTCGCCCTCGAACGCTTGAGCTTCCCCGCGCTCACCCCGGTGCGCCGGGAGGTCGTCGGCGCCGTCGTCGAACTGGCCGCCGATCACGACGCGGCCGTCCGCGCTCTGAAGCTCGGCCCCAAGCAGTCCGGCGAGGTGGAGCGGAACCGCAGCATCCCGGACGCCCCGACGATGCGCGCGCTCGAGCGCTACACCGGGGTCCTCTACGACGCGCTCGATGCCGGGACGCTCGACGACGCCGCATGGGCGGCCGCTGCGGATGCGGTCGCGGTGCAGTCGGCGCTGCTCGGACTGGTGGGTGCGGCGGATCCTGTGCCCGCCTACCGCCTCTCGTTCGACTCGCGGCTGTCGCTTCACCGCGGGTCCCCGTCGCTGAAGAAGCGGTGGGCCGCCGCCGGGGCGGCCGTCCTCGCGGAGCGCGACGACCTGC is drawn from Leifsonia shinshuensis and contains these coding sequences:
- a CDS encoding peroxide stress protein YaaA, translating into MLILLPPSETKRDGGVGSPLALERLSFPALTPVRREVVGAVVELAADHDAAVRALKLGPKQSGEVERNRSIPDAPTMRALERYTGVLYDALDAGTLDDAAWAAAADAVAVQSALLGLVGAADPVPAYRLSFDSRLSLHRGSPSLKKRWAAAGAAVLAERDDLLLDLRSEGYAALAPLPDREGAHYVRVLARDESGHVRALNHFNKQAKGLLTRALLEAGAGFATTDELLAWAGAEGYELRLATDGTRDLELVVPEVRGVPGRLMAALRV
- a CDS encoding F0F1 ATP synthase subunit epsilon; the protein is MAVLNVSVVAADHEVWTGEASMVVARTVEGQIGILPGHEPLLAILAEGEVRVTLNGGESITASADDGFLSVENNTVTIVARQAELV
- the atpD gene encoding F0F1 ATP synthase subunit beta, with the protein product MTTATAEAQASTAQPGGVGRIARVTGPVVDIEFPHDAIPGIYNALKTTITIGEESTEITLEVAQHLGDDLVRAIALKPTDGLVRGGEVRDTGSPITVPVGDVTKGKVFNVTGDILNLEPGEKVEITERWPIHRNPPAFDQLESKTQLFETGIKVIDLLTPYVQGGKIGLFGGAGVGKTVLIQEMIQRVAQDHGGVSVFAGVGERTREGNDLIHEMEEAGVFDKTALVFGQMDEPPGTRLRVALSALTMAEYFRDVQNQDVLLFIDNIFRFTQAGSEVSTLLGRMPSAVGYQPNLADEMGQLQERITSTRGHSITSLQAIYVPADDYTDPAPATTFAHLDATTELSREIASKGLYPAVDPLTSTSRILDPRYLGEDHYRVATTVKQILQKNKELQEIIAILGVDELSEEDKITVSRARRIQQFLSQNTYMAKKFTGVEGSTVPLKETIESFDAIAKGEFDHVAEQAFFNVGAISDVEEKWAQIQKENG
- a CDS encoding ATP-binding protein, with product MAATPGAPLERQFGDVRVPMLVAMAGLPGSGKSTLAEILAGRLGATVISVDPIEASILRAGIDSDQPTGLAAYLVAETMAEQVLLSGHSVVVDAVNAVEPARLQWRDLAERCDVKLRVVETVCSDPDLHEERLAKRTGIVAAYAVEQSVDEYDEWRGACGTLPRITLDTAAPLGENANTALDFVEG